The following are encoded together in the Actinoplanes sp. N902-109 genome:
- a CDS encoding L-threonylcarbamoyladenylate synthase, giving the protein MLYDCRTVAERDRGIAAAVEAVKSGELVVMPTDTVYGVGAEAFTPHAVSALQTARGVDRRVAPPVLVGSRHTLDGLVYSLPKAARELADAFWPGALTIIVEHSPSLQWDLGETGGRVAVRMPLHPVALEVLREIGPMAVTTANKVGQAAPLTAEEARDQLEYSVRIYLEAGVAHDPAPSTVVDVTGDVPRVLRDGAVPYEKLRDVVPDMLPSGS; this is encoded by the coding sequence ATGCTCTACGACTGCCGCACCGTGGCCGAGCGCGATCGCGGCATCGCCGCTGCCGTCGAGGCGGTCAAGAGCGGCGAACTTGTCGTCATGCCCACCGACACGGTCTACGGCGTGGGCGCCGAGGCGTTCACCCCGCACGCCGTGTCGGCGCTGCAGACCGCCCGCGGGGTCGACCGCCGGGTGGCGCCGCCGGTGCTGGTCGGCTCCCGGCACACCCTCGACGGCCTGGTCTACTCGCTGCCCAAGGCGGCCCGGGAGCTGGCCGACGCGTTCTGGCCGGGCGCGCTGACCATCATCGTCGAGCACTCGCCGAGCCTGCAGTGGGACCTGGGCGAGACCGGCGGGCGGGTCGCCGTGCGGATGCCGCTGCACCCGGTCGCGCTGGAGGTGCTGCGCGAGATCGGTCCGATGGCCGTGACCACCGCCAACAAGGTGGGCCAGGCCGCCCCGCTCACCGCCGAGGAGGCCCGCGACCAGCTGGAGTACTCGGTGCGCATCTATCTCGAGGCCGGAGTGGCACACGATCCGGCGCCCAGCACGGTGGTCGACGTGACCGGGGACGTGCCGCGGGTGCTGCGCGACGGTGCTGTCCCGTACGAGAAGCTGCGGGACGTGGTCCCCGACATGCTGCCGTCGGGGTCCTGA
- the prmC gene encoding peptide chain release factor N(5)-glutamine methyltransferase has product MTLAHEHPSDGTDRARLAPALVAAAKQLSAAGVASPRVDAELLAAHVLGVGRGRLVLVDTVRADELRRFEELVARRAQRVPLQHLLGTAAFRHLELAVGDGVFVPRPETELLAGWGIEHTAPGATVVDLCSGTGAIALSVADEAQPRLVVAVERSPVALRFLQRNAGPFPSVRTEHADVTDPDVLLDLRGAVDVVLCNPPYVPDGTAVPPEVADHDPAEAVFGGADGLTVIRPVIRLAAQLLRPGGVVGIEHDDVHGSAVPDLLRADGHFTAVTAHDDLAGRPRFATATRLGP; this is encoded by the coding sequence GTGACACTCGCGCACGAACACCCCTCGGACGGGACGGACCGGGCCAGGTTGGCACCTGCACTGGTGGCGGCCGCGAAACAACTTTCCGCGGCGGGAGTGGCATCACCGCGCGTCGATGCGGAGTTGCTCGCCGCACACGTTCTGGGGGTCGGCCGCGGTCGACTGGTGCTCGTGGACACCGTGCGCGCCGACGAGCTGCGCCGCTTCGAGGAGCTGGTCGCCCGGCGGGCGCAGCGGGTGCCGTTGCAGCATCTGCTGGGCACAGCCGCGTTCCGGCACCTGGAGCTGGCGGTCGGCGACGGCGTGTTCGTCCCGCGGCCGGAGACCGAGCTGCTCGCCGGGTGGGGCATCGAGCACACCGCCCCCGGTGCCACGGTGGTCGATCTGTGCAGCGGCACCGGCGCGATCGCCCTGTCGGTCGCCGACGAGGCGCAGCCCCGCCTGGTCGTCGCGGTGGAACGCTCCCCGGTGGCTTTGCGCTTTCTGCAACGCAATGCCGGCCCGTTTCCCTCCGTACGGACGGAGCACGCCGACGTGACCGACCCCGACGTCCTGCTGGACCTGCGCGGGGCGGTGGACGTGGTGCTCTGCAACCCGCCGTACGTGCCGGACGGGACGGCGGTGCCCCCGGAGGTGGCCGACCACGACCCCGCCGAGGCGGTGTTCGGCGGAGCGGACGGCCTGACAGTGATCCGGCCGGTGATCCGCCTGGCCGCGCAGCTGCTGCGTCCCGGCGGCGTGGTGGGCATCGAGCACGACGACGTCCACGGGTCCGCGGTGCCCGATTTGTTGCGGGCCGACGGGCACTTCACCGCCGTGACCGCGCATGACGACCTTGCCGGACGCCCGCGCTTCGCGACGGCCACTAGACTCGGCCCGTGA
- a CDS encoding L-threonylcarbamoyladenylate synthase, with translation MIVAPDADGIRRAAELLRAGSVVAFPTETVYGLGADAFNEDAVAEIYRLKNRPSWNPLIVHVADVTAARALAEEWPDGANELAAQFWPGPLTLVVGRAGGAGTIALRVPAHEVARKLLDATGLALAAPSANRSESISPTTAQHVLRSLPEVPLILDGGPTAWGIESTVVDVTCDLPRLLRPGALPLRDIRQVTGAIELPGTVLDGAARPAPGMSKRHYAPRAKVVLTDDVSAVTGVVEPAAVLTYETEDVPGAEILSVDPREYAADLYAALHRLDDRGVATIIVRNPPATEEWMAVRDRLTRAAA, from the coding sequence GTGATCGTCGCACCCGACGCCGACGGCATCCGCCGGGCCGCCGAGCTGCTGCGGGCCGGTTCGGTCGTCGCCTTCCCCACCGAGACCGTGTACGGCCTGGGCGCCGACGCCTTCAACGAGGACGCCGTCGCCGAGATCTACCGGCTCAAGAACCGCCCGTCCTGGAACCCGCTGATCGTGCACGTCGCCGATGTCACCGCCGCCCGCGCGCTCGCCGAGGAGTGGCCCGACGGGGCGAACGAGCTGGCCGCCCAGTTCTGGCCGGGACCGCTGACCCTGGTGGTCGGGCGGGCCGGCGGCGCGGGCACCATCGCGCTGCGGGTGCCGGCCCACGAGGTCGCGCGCAAGCTGCTGGACGCCACCGGGCTCGCCCTGGCCGCGCCGAGCGCCAACCGCTCCGAGAGCATCTCGCCGACCACCGCCCAGCACGTGCTGCGCAGCCTGCCCGAAGTGCCGCTGATCCTGGACGGCGGCCCCACCGCGTGGGGCATCGAGTCCACGGTCGTCGACGTGACCTGCGACCTGCCGCGGCTGCTGCGCCCGGGTGCCCTGCCGCTGCGGGACATCCGCCAGGTCACCGGGGCGATCGAGCTGCCCGGCACGGTGCTCGACGGCGCCGCGCGGCCCGCGCCCGGGATGAGCAAGCGGCACTACGCGCCCCGGGCCAAGGTGGTGCTCACCGACGACGTGTCAGCCGTGACCGGGGTGGTCGAGCCGGCCGCGGTCCTCACGTACGAGACCGAGGACGTGCCGGGCGCCGAGATCCTCAGCGTCGACCCGCGCGAGTACGCCGCCGACCTCTACGCCGCTCTGCACCGGCTGGACGACCGTGGGGTCGCGACGATCATCGTGCGGAATCCGCCGGCGACCGAGGAGTGGATGGCCGTCCGGGACCGCCTGACCCGGGCCGCCGCATAG
- a CDS encoding diguanylate cyclase, whose protein sequence is MTWLDQLPDCVDDLRRAGELQQGGRSAEALPILDKVLEATTDPLTRAYALVQRFGALINLGRIAEFASAMTLASNAVHESSDPYLRGQMHAFAALGAHLQSALDRGVTHLVQSARALAAVPDGDTETAWGWHDLAMAYSYLGFHGHALTAIEQARQVGAGAGLAPELFAAPGIRLRNAVSLDHQGDTDGCLRVLRDIDAELARYLATGADTRLRPSARPVYGYALARRAALGEATETDVTGLLTGGGDSVRSRDLRHLGGVCLDIAAGRPTRALRKLDAVPVSPEILGPAEPARLRSICYAVAGEHEAAHTADRYAFRLAAQRIDRLRDGYLDGVAARLDAPETHRDAGRYGDETLTDPLTGLPNRRQLERYVAAMLARGERAAIGVCDLIGFTAVNARHGRHCGDLVLQRIAGVLSRVMRRGDFVARFAGDEFVVVLPGAGPAQAAEVSRRISAAAAGENWQVLVPGTPIGLAAGWSEVGPERRGLAAALAAAAGNRTPA, encoded by the coding sequence ATGACCTGGTTGGACCAGCTACCGGATTGTGTCGACGACCTGCGCCGGGCCGGCGAGCTCCAGCAGGGCGGCCGCTCCGCCGAGGCCCTGCCCATCCTGGACAAGGTGCTCGAGGCCACCACCGATCCGCTCACCCGGGCCTACGCACTCGTGCAGCGGTTCGGGGCGCTGATCAACCTGGGCCGGATCGCCGAGTTCGCCTCCGCGATGACGCTGGCCAGCAATGCCGTGCACGAGAGCTCCGACCCCTATCTGCGCGGCCAGATGCACGCCTTCGCGGCGCTCGGCGCCCATCTGCAGAGCGCCCTCGACCGCGGTGTCACCCACCTCGTGCAGTCCGCCCGGGCGCTGGCGGCGGTGCCCGACGGCGACACCGAGACCGCGTGGGGCTGGCACGACCTCGCGATGGCCTACTCCTACCTGGGCTTCCACGGCCACGCGCTGACCGCCATCGAACAGGCCCGTCAGGTCGGCGCGGGCGCCGGGTTGGCCCCGGAGCTGTTCGCCGCGCCCGGCATCCGGCTGCGCAACGCCGTCTCGCTCGACCACCAGGGCGACACCGACGGCTGTCTGCGGGTGCTGCGCGACATCGACGCCGAGCTGGCCCGCTATCTGGCCACCGGCGCTGACACCCGGCTGCGGCCCAGCGCCCGCCCGGTCTACGGCTACGCGCTGGCCCGCCGGGCGGCGCTGGGCGAGGCCACCGAGACCGACGTGACCGGGCTGCTCACCGGTGGCGGCGACAGCGTGCGCTCCCGCGACCTGCGCCACCTCGGCGGGGTGTGCCTCGACATCGCGGCCGGCCGGCCCACCCGGGCGCTGCGCAAGCTGGACGCCGTGCCGGTGTCGCCGGAGATCCTCGGGCCCGCCGAGCCGGCCCGGTTGCGCAGCATCTGCTACGCCGTCGCCGGTGAGCACGAGGCCGCCCACACCGCCGACCGCTATGCGTTCCGGCTCGCCGCCCAGCGCATCGACCGGCTGCGCGACGGCTACCTGGACGGCGTGGCGGCCCGCCTCGACGCGCCGGAGACCCATCGCGACGCCGGGCGCTACGGCGACGAGACCCTCACCGACCCGCTCACCGGCCTGCCCAACCGCCGCCAGCTCGAGCGGTACGTCGCGGCGATGCTGGCCCGCGGCGAACGTGCCGCGATCGGCGTCTGCGACCTGATCGGCTTCACCGCGGTCAACGCCCGGCACGGCCGGCACTGCGGCGACCTCGTGCTGCAGCGCATCGCGGGGGTGCTGAGCCGGGTGATGCGCAGAGGCGACTTCGTGGCCCGGTTCGCCGGTGACGAGTTCGTGGTGGTGCTGCCCGGGGCCGGCCCGGCCCAGGCGGCCGAGGTGTCCCGCCGGATCAGCGCGGCCGCCGCCGGGGAGAACTGGCAGGTGCTGGTGCCCGGCACGCCGATCGGGCTGGCGGCCGGCTGGTCCGAGGTGGGCCCCGAACGACGCGGTCTCGCCGCCGCGCTCGCCGCCGCGGCTGGCAACCGCACCCCGGCATAG
- a CDS encoding PQQ-binding-like beta-propeller repeat protein, producing MGVIDLGVVTPYEPSEPGRPRLRLIAAVLAVLSLMALTGSAPPRSHALSTLWTIPVNGNEDSFTLTPDGVYVLSSLGARRITAYEPRTGRIRWTRLRPDDTSWIGVVDSGVLVAPAIDDDTTQNIAIDTGTGRQLWRRPGDAVAISAGRVLLTVGDAEGPSIRRLDVVDLHTGTVVWSHPADRRRTWVATGGEHPDRIAVVTADGQVTVHDFGTGRVLAARQLPLAAGTQHPDEPSGIGVAGHSLVLPGPDGDLSTVRLFDLTTLRERWQVSSPSLSGFYECGPVLCLNDANGLTGYDADTGRVLWRRPGDGYAASLGRDRLVIETGSEGARRVLADARTGRELTDLGTGSLGYGYDSDGPFYALFLTRDPPGRTAVGELDEHTGAIELRGALDPSADYCQSAGDLLACITGGGRLTVTAVGPSRYAA from the coding sequence GTGGGTGTCATCGACCTCGGCGTCGTGACCCCGTACGAGCCGTCCGAGCCCGGCCGGCCGCGCCTCCGCCTGATCGCCGCCGTGCTGGCCGTCCTCAGCCTGATGGCGCTCACCGGTTCCGCACCACCCCGCTCGCACGCGCTCAGCACGCTGTGGACCATCCCGGTCAACGGCAACGAGGACTCCTTCACGCTGACCCCGGACGGCGTCTACGTGCTGTCGTCGCTCGGGGCCCGGCGGATCACCGCGTACGAGCCCCGCACCGGCCGCATCCGCTGGACCAGGCTGCGCCCGGACGACACCTCGTGGATCGGCGTGGTCGACAGCGGGGTGCTGGTGGCCCCGGCCATCGACGACGACACCACCCAGAACATCGCCATCGACACCGGCACCGGGCGGCAGCTGTGGCGGCGACCCGGCGACGCGGTGGCGATCTCAGCCGGCCGGGTGCTGCTCACCGTCGGCGACGCCGAGGGGCCCTCGATCCGCCGGTTGGATGTCGTGGACCTGCACACCGGCACCGTCGTGTGGTCCCACCCGGCCGACCGGCGGCGCACCTGGGTCGCCACCGGCGGCGAACACCCGGACCGGATCGCCGTGGTCACCGCGGACGGACAGGTGACGGTGCACGACTTCGGCACCGGCCGGGTCCTGGCCGCCCGGCAGCTGCCGCTGGCCGCCGGCACCCAGCATCCCGACGAGCCCAGCGGGATCGGTGTCGCGGGCCACTCGCTGGTCCTGCCCGGCCCGGACGGCGACCTGTCGACCGTACGGCTGTTCGACCTCACCACCCTGCGCGAACGCTGGCAGGTGTCGTCGCCGTCGCTGAGCGGCTTCTACGAGTGCGGGCCGGTGCTCTGCCTCAACGACGCCAACGGCCTCACCGGGTACGACGCGGACACCGGCCGGGTGCTGTGGCGCCGGCCCGGCGACGGGTACGCCGCAAGCCTCGGCCGCGACCGGCTCGTGATCGAAACCGGTAGCGAGGGTGCCCGGCGGGTCCTCGCCGACGCCCGCACCGGCCGCGAGCTGACCGACCTCGGCACCGGCTCGCTGGGGTACGGCTACGACTCCGACGGTCCGTTCTACGCGCTGTTCCTGACCCGCGACCCGCCCGGGCGCACCGCCGTGGGCGAGCTCGACGAGCACACCGGCGCCATCGAGCTGCGCGGCGCCCTCGACCCCAGTGCCGACTACTGCCAGAGCGCCGGTGACCTGCTGGCCTGCATCACCGGCGGTGGGCGGCTCACCGTCACCGCCGTGGGCCCTTCCCGATACGCTGCCTGA
- a CDS encoding PQQ-binding-like beta-propeller repeat protein has product MGVIELGLVTGEQEPPALAERHRLGSPREIRRVLVAAVALVCLLAVTASAPPRSHGPAQLWSIPMAGGNESYTMTADHVYVFTNAPGGRRLSAYELRTGTMLWSTTVMADASWLGAIKSGVLLLPAGTQSVEFDTDDGGQGFREFTRETIAIDAATGRELWRLPGEYSVATDRQVLLAEWDDSGAVARTLRVAGLRDGVTAWTQTGHGVHTWVAADTGDASRLITATADGLVEVRGFADGRLVTSGQLPWQKPPGTGERSTDISIEDHLLVVRNMIHDNIGDRAVVAAYDTGTLRERWHVDSTGFGGSYGCGPVMCLNDSAGISGYDPATGARRWHRPGLGYAILISHDRLIVDEGQDGTRHSVVDARTGATLAGLGDGMVVWDYEDVGEQTYVLRRTADPPGLTAVGEVDGRTGKVILRGTVDQVQDYGCQSAGELLACSTVDGRLTITDITPVTAGG; this is encoded by the coding sequence ATGGGGGTCATCGAGCTCGGCCTCGTCACCGGTGAGCAGGAGCCGCCGGCGCTTGCGGAGCGGCATCGGCTGGGCAGCCCCCGCGAGATCCGGCGCGTGCTGGTGGCCGCGGTCGCCCTGGTGTGCCTGCTCGCGGTCACCGCGTCGGCACCCCCGCGCTCGCACGGGCCGGCCCAGCTGTGGAGCATCCCGATGGCCGGTGGCAACGAGTCGTACACCATGACCGCCGACCACGTGTACGTGTTCACCAACGCCCCGGGCGGGCGGCGGCTGAGCGCGTACGAACTCCGCACCGGCACCATGCTCTGGAGCACCACCGTGATGGCCGACGCATCGTGGCTGGGGGCCATCAAGTCCGGCGTGTTGCTGCTACCGGCCGGCACCCAGTCCGTCGAGTTCGACACCGACGACGGCGGGCAGGGCTTCCGCGAGTTCACCCGCGAGACGATCGCCATCGACGCGGCCACCGGGCGCGAGCTGTGGCGCCTGCCCGGCGAGTATTCCGTGGCCACCGATCGGCAGGTGCTGCTGGCCGAGTGGGACGACTCCGGCGCCGTCGCCCGGACCCTGCGGGTGGCCGGCCTGCGCGACGGCGTCACCGCGTGGACCCAGACCGGGCACGGCGTGCATACCTGGGTCGCCGCGGACACCGGCGACGCCAGCCGGTTGATCACCGCGACGGCCGACGGGCTGGTGGAGGTCCGCGGCTTCGCCGACGGCCGGCTCGTCACCAGTGGGCAGCTGCCCTGGCAGAAGCCGCCCGGCACCGGCGAGCGCTCGACGGACATCAGCATCGAGGACCACCTGCTGGTGGTCCGCAACATGATCCACGACAACATCGGCGACCGGGCCGTCGTCGCCGCCTACGACACCGGCACGCTGCGTGAGCGGTGGCACGTCGACAGCACCGGCTTCGGCGGGTCGTACGGCTGCGGGCCGGTCATGTGTCTCAACGACAGCGCCGGCATCTCCGGCTACGACCCGGCCACCGGTGCACGGCGCTGGCATCGGCCCGGCCTCGGCTACGCCATCCTGATCAGCCACGACCGGCTCATCGTCGACGAGGGGCAGGACGGCACCCGGCACTCGGTGGTCGACGCCCGCACCGGCGCCACCCTGGCCGGGCTGGGCGACGGCATGGTGGTCTGGGACTACGAGGACGTCGGCGAGCAGACGTACGTGCTCCGCCGCACCGCCGACCCGCCGGGGCTGACCGCCGTCGGCGAGGTGGACGGGCGCACCGGCAAGGTGATCCTCCGCGGCACGGTCGACCAGGTGCAGGACTACGGCTGCCAGTCGGCCGGGGAGCTGCTGGCCTGCTCGACCGTCGACGGCCGGCTGACCATCACCGACATCACCCCGGTCACGGCCGGCGGCTGA
- a CDS encoding low molecular weight phosphotyrosine protein phosphatase, which produces MPFTVLHVCMGNICRSPMAERLLVLAAGQRLGKLDPAARLTDLLVSRSAGTGGWHEGEEMNPPAARQIRVRGGNVEGFAARKLTGAQLSGADLILTATADQSEYVHALVPGTTHRTFVLGHLGRLLRELDDKGLPAPATDPAGFADRARAVVAAADQLRADAEPLPADDLDDPWGRGDQTFQRIADDIEESLHPLVDVLLPGAPRSV; this is translated from the coding sequence ATGCCCTTCACCGTGCTGCACGTGTGCATGGGCAACATCTGCCGGTCGCCGATGGCCGAGCGGCTGCTGGTGCTCGCCGCCGGGCAACGCCTCGGCAAGCTCGACCCGGCCGCCCGCCTGACCGATCTGCTGGTCAGCCGGAGTGCCGGCACCGGTGGCTGGCACGAGGGCGAGGAGATGAACCCGCCCGCCGCCCGGCAGATCCGGGTGCGCGGCGGCAACGTCGAGGGCTTCGCCGCGCGCAAGCTCACCGGCGCCCAGCTCAGCGGCGCTGATCTGATCCTGACGGCCACCGCCGATCAGAGCGAGTACGTGCACGCGCTGGTGCCCGGCACCACCCACCGCACGTTCGTGCTGGGCCACCTCGGCCGGCTGCTGCGCGAGCTGGACGACAAGGGGTTGCCGGCGCCGGCCACCGATCCGGCGGGCTTCGCCGACCGGGCCCGGGCCGTGGTCGCCGCGGCCGACCAGCTGCGGGCCGATGCCGAGCCGCTGCCCGCCGACGACCTGGACGACCCGTGGGGGCGCGGCGACCAGACCTTCCAGCGGATCGCCGACGACATCGAGGAGTCGCTGCACCCGCTGGTGGACGTGCTGCTCCCGGGTGCGCCGAGGTCCGTGTGA
- the glyA gene encoding serine hydroxymethyltransferase: MDTFWGPDYAALRAEDPEIADVVAGELQRQRTGLQLIASENFTSPAVLAALGSTLTNKYAEGYPGRRYYGGCAEVDRAEELAVARAEELFGAAHANVQPHSGSAANMAAYAALVQPGDTVLAMDLPHGGHLTHGSKVNFSGKWFRTVGYRVRPDTELIDYDEVRELARAHRPALIICGATAYPRLIDFAAFRDIADEVGAYLMVDAAHFIGLVAGRAVPSPVPHADVVSCTTHKVLRGPRGGMILCREELAARIDKAVFPFTQGGPLMHAIAAKAVALREASLPAFQGYAHQVVRNSQALAAGLAAEGMRPVSGGTDTHLALVDLRDTGVTGCAAEERCDRARITLNKNAIPFDPEKPMTASGIRVGTAGATTQGMREAEMRQIAGLIATAVRADPATVAGAAVLRDVGTEVTELVRRFPAYPDGEMAG; the protein is encoded by the coding sequence ATGGACACGTTCTGGGGCCCGGACTACGCCGCGTTGCGCGCGGAGGATCCCGAGATTGCCGACGTGGTCGCCGGCGAACTGCAGCGGCAGCGCACCGGCCTGCAGCTCATCGCCAGCGAGAATTTCACGTCGCCGGCCGTGCTGGCCGCGCTGGGCTCGACGCTGACCAACAAGTACGCCGAGGGTTACCCCGGGCGGCGCTACTACGGCGGCTGCGCCGAGGTCGATCGGGCCGAGGAGCTGGCCGTGGCCCGCGCCGAGGAGCTGTTCGGGGCCGCGCACGCGAATGTCCAGCCGCACTCCGGGTCGGCGGCGAACATGGCCGCGTACGCCGCGCTCGTGCAGCCCGGCGACACCGTGCTGGCCATGGACCTGCCGCACGGCGGCCACCTCACCCACGGCAGCAAGGTCAACTTCTCCGGCAAGTGGTTCCGCACCGTGGGCTACCGGGTGCGCCCGGACACCGAGCTGATCGACTACGACGAGGTGCGCGAACTCGCCCGCGCCCACCGGCCCGCCCTGATCATCTGCGGTGCCACCGCCTATCCGCGGCTGATCGACTTCGCGGCGTTCCGGGACATCGCCGACGAGGTGGGTGCGTACCTGATGGTGGATGCGGCGCACTTCATCGGGCTGGTGGCCGGGCGAGCCGTGCCGTCCCCCGTACCGCACGCCGACGTGGTGTCCTGCACCACCCACAAGGTCCTGCGCGGACCGCGAGGGGGCATGATTCTCTGTCGTGAGGAGCTTGCCGCACGGATCGACAAGGCCGTCTTCCCGTTCACCCAGGGTGGTCCGTTGATGCATGCCATCGCCGCCAAGGCGGTCGCGTTGCGCGAGGCGTCCCTGCCGGCCTTCCAGGGGTACGCGCACCAGGTCGTCCGTAACAGCCAGGCCCTCGCCGCCGGCCTGGCCGCCGAGGGCATGCGCCCGGTCTCCGGCGGCACCGACACCCACCTGGCCCTGGTCGACCTGCGGGACACCGGCGTCACCGGCTGCGCCGCCGAGGAGCGTTGCGACCGGGCCCGGATCACGCTCAACAAGAACGCCATCCCGTTCGACCCGGAGAAGCCCATGACCGCCTCCGGTATCCGGGTGGGCACGGCCGGGGCGACCACCCAGGGCATGCGCGAGGCCGAGATGCGCCAGATCGCCGGTCTGATCGCCACTGCCGTACGCGCCGATCCGGCGACCGTGGCCGGTGCGGCCGTCCTGCGCGACGTCGGCACCGAGGTCACCGAACTGGTCCGGCGTTTCCCGGCGTATCCGGACGGGGAGATGGCCGGATGA
- a CDS encoding SDR family oxidoreductase gives MRCLVTGATGYIGGRLAPRLIAAGHDVRALSRSAARLRDVPWADRAEIVEGDLSDPGSLARAMDGIDVAYFLVHSLGQRDFERRDREAATNFARAAYEKGVKRIIYLGGPEPPAADKPSAHLRSRAEVGRILLAGKVPTVVLRAPVIIGSGSASFEMLRYLTERLPVMVTPRWVRNKIQPIAVRDVLRYLIDAAGLAPEVNRGFDIGGRDVLTYAEMMQRYAKVAGLQRRVIVPLRPLSPWLSAHWVGAITPVPNAIARPLVASLIHEAVAHENDIAGYLPAEQVLGFDEAARLALGKIRDDEVETRWTNASGADAAAEPLPSDPAWTGGTIYKDERCREVNAPAAALWRVIEGVGGDNGWYSFPLAWSVRGWLDRLVGGVGLRRGRRDRDHLYVGEALDWWRVEEIKPGELLRLRAEMKVPGRAWLEMTAEARPDGTSVYRQRALFVPRGLAGHAYWASILPFHGIVFSGMARNIARGAEQHSTDAMRRPGSGGPGRPSTPRSPADSAR, from the coding sequence ATGCGTTGTCTGGTCACCGGGGCCACCGGGTACATCGGTGGTCGTCTCGCGCCGCGGCTGATCGCCGCCGGTCACGATGTGCGAGCGCTTTCGCGCAGCGCCGCCCGGCTGCGGGACGTCCCGTGGGCGGACCGTGCCGAGATCGTCGAGGGCGACCTGTCCGATCCCGGGTCACTCGCCCGGGCGATGGACGGCATCGACGTCGCCTACTTCCTCGTGCACTCGCTGGGCCAGCGTGACTTCGAGCGCCGCGACCGCGAGGCGGCGACGAACTTCGCGCGGGCGGCGTACGAGAAAGGGGTCAAACGGATCATCTACCTGGGTGGCCCGGAACCACCGGCGGCCGACAAGCCGTCGGCGCACCTGCGGTCGCGCGCCGAGGTGGGCCGGATCCTGCTGGCCGGCAAGGTGCCCACGGTGGTGCTGCGAGCGCCCGTGATCATCGGTTCCGGCTCGGCGTCGTTCGAGATGCTGCGCTATCTGACCGAGCGGCTGCCCGTGATGGTCACGCCCCGGTGGGTGCGCAACAAGATCCAGCCCATTGCCGTACGGGATGTGCTGCGCTACCTGATCGACGCGGCCGGCCTGGCACCGGAGGTGAACCGGGGCTTCGACATCGGCGGACGTGATGTGCTGACGTACGCGGAGATGATGCAGCGCTACGCCAAGGTCGCCGGGCTGCAGCGCCGGGTCATCGTGCCGCTGCGCCCGCTGAGCCCCTGGTTGTCGGCGCACTGGGTGGGTGCGATCACGCCGGTGCCCAACGCGATCGCCCGGCCGCTGGTGGCCAGCTTGATCCACGAGGCCGTGGCGCACGAGAACGACATCGCCGGGTACCTGCCCGCGGAGCAGGTGCTGGGTTTCGACGAGGCGGCGCGGCTGGCGCTGGGCAAGATCCGCGACGACGAGGTGGAGACCCGCTGGACGAACGCCTCGGGCGCGGACGCGGCGGCCGAACCGCTGCCCAGCGACCCGGCGTGGACCGGCGGCACGATCTACAAGGACGAACGCTGCCGCGAGGTGAACGCCCCCGCCGCCGCGTTGTGGCGGGTCATCGAGGGCGTGGGCGGCGACAACGGCTGGTACTCGTTCCCGCTGGCCTGGTCGGTGCGCGGCTGGCTGGACCGGTTGGTCGGCGGGGTCGGGCTACGCCGCGGCCGGCGCGACCGCGACCACCTGTACGTCGGTGAGGCGCTGGACTGGTGGCGGGTCGAGGAGATCAAGCCCGGTGAGCTGCTGCGGCTGCGGGCGGAGATGAAGGTGCCCGGCCGGGCCTGGCTGGAGATGACCGCCGAAGCCCGCCCCGACGGCACCAGCGTCTATCGCCAGCGGGCGCTGTTCGTGCCGCGCGGGCTGGCGGGCCACGCCTACTGGGCGAGCATCCTGCCGTTCCACGGGATCGTCTTCAGCGGGATGGCACGCAACATCGCGCGGGGCGCCGAGCAGCACAGCACCGATGCTATGCGGCGGCCCGGGTCAGGCGGTCCCGGACGGCCATCCACTCCTCGGTCGCCGGCGGATTCCGCACGATGA